A window from Alkalicoccobacillus plakortidis encodes these proteins:
- a CDS encoding L-threonylcarbamoyladenylate synthase: MSYIQTKRWNVNKSMNLQNKEKYLQEAAQWIKQGNVVAFPTETVYGLGGNALDSDAVKEIFRAKGRPNDNPLIVHIADRAQLDELVTEIPEVAEKLMKAYWPGPLTLIFKASDRVPSDVTAGLDTVAVRMPSHPVARELLLKADVPVAAPSANLSGRPSPTTADHVWTDLAGRIAGVIDGGPTGVGLESTVLDISGQHPVIFRPGGITLEQIAEVAADVELDQALVTEGQAPKSPGMKYTHYAPKGSLTLVRDPDRIHELVASETAQGNRVGVLTTENRQHKYKADFVFACGADGDLAKTAALLYNGLRQFDDHHIDVIYSEVFPESGVGAAVMNRLLKAAGGRIIE, translated from the coding sequence ATGAGTTATATACAGACAAAACGTTGGAATGTGAATAAGTCAATGAATCTTCAGAATAAAGAGAAATACCTGCAAGAAGCCGCACAATGGATTAAGCAAGGAAACGTGGTTGCGTTTCCAACCGAGACGGTTTATGGATTAGGAGGAAATGCACTGGATTCAGATGCGGTGAAAGAGATTTTCCGAGCAAAAGGTCGTCCGAATGACAATCCGCTCATTGTGCATATTGCGGATCGAGCACAGTTGGATGAATTAGTAACGGAAATACCTGAAGTGGCTGAAAAGCTAATGAAGGCTTACTGGCCGGGTCCATTAACGCTTATTTTTAAAGCAAGTGATCGGGTTCCATCTGATGTTACCGCCGGGTTAGATACTGTAGCCGTGCGAATGCCGTCACATCCGGTTGCTCGAGAACTACTTTTAAAAGCGGATGTGCCAGTTGCTGCGCCGAGTGCTAACCTTTCAGGTAGACCAAGCCCAACAACAGCCGACCACGTGTGGACTGATTTAGCGGGCAGAATTGCTGGGGTAATCGACGGAGGACCAACCGGTGTAGGTCTAGAATCAACCGTGCTCGACATTAGTGGTCAGCACCCGGTCATCTTTCGCCCAGGTGGAATTACACTGGAGCAGATCGCAGAAGTTGCGGCGGATGTTGAACTGGACCAAGCCTTGGTTACAGAAGGACAAGCTCCAAAGTCTCCAGGTATGAAATATACACACTACGCGCCAAAAGGAAGTCTAACGCTTGTCCGTGATCCAGATCGGATTCATGAGTTGGTTGCCAGTGAGACGGCGCAGGGTAATCGTGTCGGCGTACTTACAACAGAGAACCGCCAGCACAAATACAAAGCCGACTTTGTATTTGCCTGCGGAGCCGATGGAGACCTGGCTAAAACCGCAGCCCTGCTATACAATGGCCTGCGCCAATTTGATGATCATCACATTGATGTCATCTACTCAGAAGTATTCCCTGAAAGTGGAGTCGGAGCCGCGGTCATGAACCGCTTGCTCAAGGCGGCGGGAGGAAGAATTATAGAGTGA
- the rpiB gene encoding ribose 5-phosphate isomerase B encodes MKIAIASDHAGVDLKESIKEVIIELGHECEDFGPNSKASVDYADYAFPTAEKVADGTFNRGILICGTGIGMSISANKVKGIRCALVHDLFTAKMTREHNDSNMLAMGERVVGPGIAIEIVRTWLQTEFEGGRHANRIEKVSKYEC; translated from the coding sequence ATGAAAATTGCAATTGCTTCAGATCACGCAGGAGTGGATTTAAAAGAGAGTATTAAAGAAGTAATCATTGAACTCGGACATGAGTGTGAGGATTTTGGTCCAAATTCAAAAGCATCTGTTGATTATGCCGATTATGCTTTCCCAACTGCTGAAAAAGTAGCAGATGGAACCTTCAATCGAGGCATTCTCATTTGTGGGACAGGTATTGGTATGTCCATTTCAGCGAATAAAGTAAAAGGGATTCGCTGTGCGCTTGTACATGACTTATTCACGGCAAAAATGACACGTGAGCACAACGATAGCAACATGTTAGCAATGGGAGAGCGAGTAGTTGGTCCTGGTATTGCGATTGAAATTGTTCGTACTTGGTTACAAACCGAATTTGAAGGTGGACGACATGCGAATCGTATTGAAAAGGTGTCTAAATACGAATGTTAG
- a CDS encoding TIGR01440 family protein produces MSKLSETITFSLSKLLEDLHQAKSLTTGDLLVIGTSTSEVIGEHIGTNGSEEVATAIYQTLLAYKEKTGVELAFQCCEHLNRALVVEANSARTRGYEPVSAVPIRKAGGAMAEYAFSQMNSPVLVESIRADAGIDIGDTFIGMHLRQVAVPVRSQIKEIGAAHVTMAITRPKLIGGIRAVYE; encoded by the coding sequence ATGAGTAAATTATCCGAGACAATTACATTCTCTCTCTCAAAGCTGCTTGAAGATCTACACCAAGCCAAGTCGCTAACTACGGGGGATTTGTTAGTCATAGGCACAAGCACAAGTGAGGTCATCGGCGAGCATATCGGCACAAATGGTTCTGAGGAAGTAGCTACAGCTATTTACCAAACGCTTTTGGCTTACAAAGAAAAAACTGGTGTTGAACTAGCATTTCAGTGCTGTGAGCACCTTAATCGAGCACTTGTGGTAGAAGCAAATTCTGCTAGAACGCGTGGGTATGAACCAGTGTCAGCTGTTCCGATTCGTAAAGCGGGAGGAGCGATGGCTGAATATGCCTTCTCACAAATGAACTCTCCGGTTTTAGTCGAATCCATACGTGCAGATGCGGGAATTGATATTGGCGATACATTTATAGGCATGCACTTAAGACAAGTAGCCGTGCCTGTTCGAAGTCAAATCAAAGAGATTGGGGCGGCCCACGTAACAATGGCGATTACCCGTCCTAAGTTAATTGGTGGAATAAGAGCTGTATACGAATAA
- the atpB gene encoding F0F1 ATP synthase subunit A, whose amino-acid sequence MDHVMAKWEIYGLTFHASTIVMSFVASLIIFLLFFIGTRNLSVRPGKLQNFLEWTVDFCRNIIKANMSWEVGGRFIALAVTLLFYVFVSNMLGIPFEIYNKETHEVWWKSPTSDPAMALSLSVFVVLLTHIYGLRINGMKGYLKGYITPVWVLLPFKIIEEIANMLTLGMRLFGNIYAKEILMILIVAFGTSGFGIEGAGFMMKFLSGAAAMGPLVIWQAFSIFIGTLQAYIFVMLAMVYMSHKVEAH is encoded by the coding sequence GTGGACCATGTAATGGCCAAATGGGAAATATACGGACTTACTTTCCATGCCTCAACGATTGTAATGTCGTTTGTCGCAAGTTTAATTATATTTCTGCTTTTCTTTATTGGCACCCGTAATTTATCTGTTCGTCCTGGCAAACTTCAGAATTTCTTGGAATGGACAGTAGATTTTTGTCGAAACATTATAAAAGCAAATATGAGTTGGGAAGTCGGCGGAAGATTTATTGCTTTAGCAGTTACACTTCTATTCTACGTATTTGTAAGTAATATGCTAGGGATTCCATTTGAAATATATAACAAAGAAACTCATGAGGTTTGGTGGAAATCTCCAACTTCCGATCCCGCGATGGCTCTTTCTCTTTCTGTTTTTGTCGTATTGCTGACACATATCTATGGCTTACGTATTAATGGAATGAAAGGATACTTAAAAGGCTACATAACACCTGTTTGGGTGCTGCTACCATTTAAGATCATTGAAGAAATTGCAAATATGCTAACACTAGGTATGCGATTGTTCGGTAACATTTACGCTAAAGAAATTCTTATGATTTTGATTGTTGCTTTCGGTACGTCTGGATTTGGAATTGAAGGCGCTGGTTTCATGATGAAGTTTCTATCTGGAGCAGCAGCAATGGGTCCTCTTGTCATTTGGCAAGCATTTAGTATCTTTATTGGAACATTACAGGCTTATATCTTTGTGATGCTAGCAATGGTTTATATGTCTCATAAAGTAGAAGCACATTAA
- a CDS encoding AtpZ/AtpI family protein, which yields MPKQKSNLWKTAGLVSMISSCLVGGLVGGVFIGLWLDRQLGTMPWFLIIFLFVGLLTGCYGMYKVVQPFLGDDEHDR from the coding sequence ATGCCGAAACAAAAATCTAACCTTTGGAAGACAGCGGGATTAGTTTCGATGATATCCTCTTGCTTGGTTGGAGGATTAGTAGGTGGCGTATTTATCGGGTTATGGTTAGATCGTCAACTAGGAACAATGCCTTGGTTTCTAATCATCTTCCTGTTTGTTGGACTCTTAACAGGCTGTTATGGAATGTATAAGGTAGTTCAGCCTTTTTTAGGAGACGATGAACATGACAGGTGA
- a CDS encoding GNAT family N-acetyltransferase, whose protein sequence is MTMVFRQAQDRDLLYIQRLLARAGLREDDTRNITSYFLVAETIDNEIVGIIGLEPAGDYGLLRSLVLETDYFTPAKGMGFLEAALAYGRKLQLKEVFLITKQAGAFFEQLHFREIEQDEVPTEIKRLSHFQQFENKGVSIFACELLEQSCE, encoded by the coding sequence ATGACAATGGTATTCAGACAGGCTCAGGATCGAGATCTACTATATATTCAACGACTTCTTGCAAGGGCGGGACTTCGTGAAGATGATACTAGGAATATTACTAGCTATTTTCTTGTAGCTGAAACCATAGATAATGAGATTGTAGGTATTATTGGCCTTGAACCTGCAGGCGACTATGGGTTATTGCGCTCACTAGTGCTTGAAACGGATTATTTTACACCGGCAAAAGGCATGGGTTTCCTAGAAGCAGCACTTGCTTATGGGAGAAAACTTCAACTGAAAGAAGTATTTCTCATAACAAAACAGGCAGGAGCGTTTTTTGAACAGCTTCATTTTAGAGAAATTGAACAGGATGAGGTACCAACAGAGATAAAACGATTATCACATTTCCAGCAATTTGAGAATAAAGGTGTGTCGATTTTTGCCTGTGAATTACTCGAACAATCATGTGAATAA
- the upp gene encoding uracil phosphoribosyltransferase has translation MSKVYVFDHPLIQHKLSYIRDKETGTKEFRELVEEVAALMAFEITRDLPLEETTVETPVGPAKANRIAGKKLGVVPILRAGLGMTDGILRMIPAAKVGHVGLYRDPETLKPVEYYVKLPKDVEERDFIVIDPMLATGGSAIDAITSIKKRGATSIKLMCLVAAPEGVKALNEAHPDVDLYLAAMDEKLDDHGYIVPGLGDAGDRLFGTK, from the coding sequence ATGAGTAAAGTATATGTTTTTGATCACCCTCTAATTCAGCATAAGTTATCATACATACGTGATAAGGAAACGGGAACGAAGGAATTTCGTGAGCTGGTTGAGGAAGTTGCGGCGCTGATGGCTTTTGAGATTACACGTGATTTACCGCTTGAGGAGACAACGGTTGAAACACCTGTTGGGCCAGCAAAAGCGAATCGGATCGCAGGGAAAAAACTTGGGGTTGTACCGATTTTACGTGCGGGTCTAGGGATGACGGATGGTATTTTGCGCATGATTCCAGCTGCTAAGGTTGGACATGTTGGTTTGTATCGTGATCCAGAAACATTAAAGCCGGTTGAGTATTATGTGAAGCTGCCAAAGGATGTGGAGGAGCGTGACTTTATTGTCATTGATCCGATGCTTGCAACGGGTGGTTCGGCGATTGATGCGATTACGAGTATTAAAAAGCGTGGAGCGACAAGTATTAAGTTAATGTGTTTGGTTGCTGCTCCTGAAGGGGTTAAGGCTTTGAATGAGGCGCATCCAGATGTTGATTTGTATTTAGCGGCTATGGATGAGAAGTTAGATGATCATGGCTATATCGTGCCTGGTTTGGGCGATGCTGGCGACCGACTTTTTGGTACAAAATAA
- a CDS encoding stage II sporulation protein R encodes MKPQAIIYLLFSFFVLLISWEDQGNQAIAAFHQEVSQEDAIRLRILANSDSISDQKLKREIRDKVNASITEWVTGIESKEEAMTIINSKINEVEAIVESELTNQGIKQSYEVGFEQVDFPTKLYGNLVYPAGEYQAVLITLG; translated from the coding sequence ATGAAACCACAAGCTATTATTTATCTATTATTCTCTTTTTTTGTTTTATTAATCAGCTGGGAAGACCAAGGAAACCAGGCAATTGCTGCATTCCACCAAGAAGTTAGTCAAGAGGATGCGATACGTCTTCGTATTTTAGCAAATAGTGATTCGATTAGCGATCAAAAGCTTAAACGTGAGATCCGTGATAAAGTGAATGCGTCGATTACGGAATGGGTAACCGGTATTGAATCCAAAGAAGAAGCAATGACGATCATTAACTCGAAGATAAATGAAGTAGAAGCGATTGTAGAGTCTGAGCTTACTAATCAAGGGATTAAGCAATCCTATGAAGTAGGATTTGAACAAGTTGATTTTCCTACCAAGCTTTATGGGAACCTGGTGTACCCTGCAGGAGAGTATCAAGCCGTATTAATTACGCTTGGGTGA
- a CDS encoding methyl-accepting chemotaxis protein — protein sequence MEREKPSYRFSLRKKLVLGVSGLALVTYGISSLFIFVLSDYFSEWLGLNSEIFTILTLIAGVVWTGILCFFAAGYITKPLNRLEASARRAAAGDIQEDVIITGSDDEIRALGEAYNEMLLNLRQMVQDIDSSFLATEQRVSDMTQSSELASSRVKKMGETLQSISEGAVGSAEVSRKNAESMNEAKQIAEQVKSRADQSRNSSKQLVHNLSESRTVIKGLVEGIRLLANNNQASLGAVKKLEKQAGEVEQIISLVGEIAGQTNLLALNASIEAARAGEQGKGFAVVAEEVRKLADESAQAVADITNLVHTIQTEVKNVVLQISDQVAEANEQSKQGEETSRAMKEMTRSVDEVAAVISDITGMVDNQMKAIQVTAKASQEVAAIAEETSRDSSSVTKLANEQTSVIADTSKAAQELSVQAKRLKATIERFTI from the coding sequence TTGGAAAGGGAAAAACCTTCGTATCGTTTTAGTCTCCGTAAGAAGCTAGTACTCGGAGTTAGTGGCTTAGCACTGGTTACTTATGGAATCAGTTCTTTATTTATCTTTGTCCTATCTGATTATTTTTCTGAATGGTTAGGATTAAATAGTGAGATCTTCACCATTTTGACTCTTATTGCAGGTGTTGTGTGGACAGGTATACTCTGCTTTTTCGCGGCGGGTTATATCACTAAACCGCTTAATCGTCTGGAAGCATCAGCAAGGAGAGCTGCGGCTGGTGATATTCAGGAGGATGTCATCATTACAGGATCCGATGATGAGATTCGAGCATTAGGCGAAGCGTATAATGAAATGCTACTTAATTTGCGACAAATGGTTCAGGATATAGATTCTAGTTTTTTGGCAACAGAGCAACGAGTGAGTGATATGACACAGTCTTCTGAACTGGCTTCCTCACGAGTGAAAAAAATGGGAGAAACACTTCAATCCATTTCCGAAGGGGCGGTTGGTTCAGCAGAAGTCAGTCGTAAAAATGCTGAATCAATGAATGAGGCAAAACAAATTGCAGAGCAAGTGAAAAGTCGTGCAGACCAATCTCGCAATTCCTCCAAGCAACTGGTTCACAACCTTAGTGAAAGCAGAACGGTTATTAAAGGCCTAGTTGAAGGAATTCGACTGTTAGCCAACAATAATCAAGCATCACTAGGGGCTGTAAAAAAATTAGAGAAACAAGCTGGTGAGGTGGAACAAATTATTTCACTTGTTGGTGAAATTGCTGGTCAGACAAATCTTTTGGCGTTAAATGCCTCGATTGAAGCGGCTCGTGCTGGAGAACAAGGTAAGGGATTTGCCGTTGTGGCCGAAGAGGTGCGTAAGTTAGCCGATGAAAGTGCACAAGCTGTTGCCGATATTACAAATCTTGTACATACCATTCAGACAGAAGTGAAAAATGTGGTCCTGCAGATTAGCGATCAAGTAGCTGAAGCGAATGAGCAATCCAAACAAGGTGAGGAAACGAGCCGGGCAATGAAAGAAATGACCCGTTCCGTAGACGAAGTGGCTGCTGTTATTTCTGATATTACTGGCATGGTTGATAACCAAATGAAAGCCATTCAAGTAACTGCAAAAGCCTCTCAGGAAGTGGCTGCAATCGCGGAAGAAACATCACGCGATTCATCAAGTGTTACGAAGCTTGCAAATGAGCAAACAAGTGTCATTGCTGACACGTCAAAAGCCGCGCAGGAATTATCTGTTCAGGCGAAGAGATTGAAGGCAACGATCGAAAGGTTTACAATATAA
- a CDS encoding low molecular weight protein arginine phosphatase has protein sequence MKNILFVCTGNTCRSPLAEYLLKEKAGDQLSVKSAGVTAWPGVPISQGTADVLDQRGISHQHFSQSVSAELVSWADVILTMTSSHKEMLSIKHPNASGKVHTLKGYAATGGDIADPIGGPKEEYEQVGIELEQCIDELLEKWKM, from the coding sequence TTGAAAAACATCTTATTTGTCTGTACGGGAAACACATGCCGGTCTCCGTTGGCGGAGTACCTACTAAAAGAAAAAGCTGGTGATCAACTTTCTGTAAAATCTGCAGGGGTAACGGCCTGGCCTGGTGTGCCGATCTCTCAGGGTACGGCGGATGTGCTAGATCAACGAGGAATTAGCCATCAACATTTTTCGCAGTCTGTATCGGCTGAATTAGTCAGTTGGGCAGATGTGATTTTGACGATGACATCTAGCCACAAAGAGATGCTTTCCATCAAACATCCAAATGCATCTGGAAAAGTGCACACGTTAAAGGGATATGCAGCAACAGGCGGAGATATTGCGGATCCAATTGGTGGTCCAAAAGAAGAATATGAACAAGTAGGGATTGAACTTGAGCAATGTATAGATGAGTTGCTTGAGAAATGGAAAATGTGA
- the prmC gene encoding peptide chain release factor N(5)-glutamine methyltransferase, whose amino-acid sequence MATSRTIHEALRWASSFLEERKLETMAGEWLLRHHLGVERAGLFARFQDEIPVTLFEAFQQDVYMLAKGYPVQHLIGHEEFFGRPFKVSGDVLIPRPETEELIIAVLERRKVLFGHAELEAVDVGTGSGIIATTLSLEDKWLRLSASDLSEKALEMAKQNATEHQADITFYQGDLLEPFIQMGKQFDIIVSNPPYIPESDRESLAIHVREHEPELALFAGRDGLDCYRKLTHQLKQVVKPRALVAFEVGAGQGEAVRKMLQEAFPNTDTEVRLDINKKDRIVLAYGNFVEEL is encoded by the coding sequence ATGGCTACAAGCCGAACGATACATGAAGCCCTCCGTTGGGCTTCTTCTTTTTTGGAGGAGAGGAAGCTTGAGACAATGGCTGGTGAATGGCTGCTCCGCCATCATCTTGGCGTCGAACGGGCTGGTTTGTTTGCTCGTTTTCAGGATGAGATTCCTGTGACACTATTTGAGGCTTTCCAACAGGATGTGTACATGCTTGCAAAAGGCTATCCCGTTCAGCATCTGATTGGACATGAAGAATTTTTTGGTCGTCCATTTAAGGTGTCAGGCGACGTGCTCATCCCAAGACCGGAGACAGAGGAATTAATTATTGCTGTGTTGGAACGCAGGAAAGTCTTATTTGGTCATGCAGAACTGGAGGCGGTTGATGTTGGCACTGGTAGTGGAATTATTGCCACAACTCTTTCGCTTGAGGACAAATGGCTACGTCTTTCTGCTTCTGATCTATCCGAAAAAGCACTGGAAATGGCAAAACAAAATGCAACTGAACATCAAGCTGACATTACCTTTTACCAAGGTGATCTGTTAGAACCATTTATACAAATGGGAAAGCAATTTGACATCATTGTCTCGAACCCCCCGTACATCCCTGAATCAGATCGAGAGTCACTCGCCATACATGTACGAGAGCATGAACCGGAGCTCGCGTTATTTGCAGGTCGTGACGGTTTAGATTGTTACCGGAAGCTAACACATCAGCTAAAACAAGTAGTGAAACCGCGTGCGCTTGTTGCATTTGAAGTAGGAGCAGGGCAAGGTGAAGCAGTAAGAAAGATGCTACAAGAGGCGTTTCCGAATACAGATACCGAGGTCCGATTGGATATAAATAAAAAAGACCGCATCGTGCTTGCATATGGAAATTTTGTCGAAGAGTTATAG
- a CDS encoding ATP synthase subunit I, which produces MTGELETNMKRYATILGVCAAICMAGFIISPFHILFLSIFAGLVAGLVNLLLNFVDAKIIGHVALKQNRTMSLLVGLNVIVRMVCPVVIIYIAIIFPQWLDVLFVLVGFSSVYAMLFIDSVRKFIFKER; this is translated from the coding sequence ATGACAGGTGAACTCGAAACAAATATGAAGAGATATGCGACGATACTTGGTGTATGCGCCGCTATTTGCATGGCTGGGTTTATCATTAGCCCATTTCATATCTTGTTTCTAAGTATTTTTGCTGGGTTGGTTGCAGGGCTTGTGAATCTTTTGTTGAACTTTGTTGATGCAAAAATCATAGGACATGTCGCCTTGAAGCAGAACCGTACGATGTCATTGCTTGTAGGATTGAACGTTATCGTTCGAATGGTTTGTCCAGTAGTCATTATTTATATCGCAATTATCTTTCCACAATGGCTAGATGTACTATTTGTTTTGGTAGGCTTTTCTTCGGTATACGCTATGCTATTCATTGACAGCGTTCGAAAATTTATTTTTAAAGAGAGGTGA
- a CDS encoding S8 family serine peptidase, with the protein MRVLKKIRIWLLLFLCVISPSPVVAEVLYPDLPAQTTVIEQEQAEQAVVIVGAKQGKLDEALAEVSAQVPGSVIRKKFSTLYNGFSMSLSKKDLDTIKQIEHVERVDEIATYQAALEESVPFIGAGSVRGMLDESGHRLTGEGVKVAVIDTGIDYTHPDLVRNYKGGYDIIDSDLDPMETQASQGPPTLHGTHVAGIIAANGRVQGVAPEAEIYAYRALGPGGQGTTEQVIEAIEKAVEDGVDVLNLSLGNTVNGPDWPTSLALDKAVEQGVVAVTSSGNSGPAMWTVGSPGTAQQAISVGASAPPMQTPYITIPSESKELELNALKGTDRWTLRRDFEYVSAGFGMGDDYKELEARGKIAVVKRGRISFEEKVEIAQKAGAVGVLIYNNTSGPFVGGVEKRHSLPAGTLSQEDGEWLLEKLDSTHSSILRTMYRKEQDFLAPFSSRGPVTFSWEVKPDLVAPGMSIDSTVPGGYTGLDGTSMSAPHVAGAAALLVQAHPDWTPEQIKAALMNSAKQLFNKEGDLYAPHEQGAGRLQVNKSLELDTLVYPAAITFGKWSKNDIREKRSVTITVENQSDQTNTYHIDPPFVLLDGMEWHAPPAVTLKPKEKKEVTLSLDLMPSILGEGIHYDHIKITGGKEDILLPYILFMEEPDYPRVMAFQFVHGDKPNSYRYEYYLPGGAEESGIALYDPDTFQFITYLETRDYSDRGMVQAEITDVSLPPGTYKALVFAKQEGRQDIIESMIQIDGE; encoded by the coding sequence GTGAGAGTATTGAAGAAAATCCGAATTTGGCTGTTACTTTTTTTATGTGTAATCAGTCCTTCGCCTGTAGTTGCAGAGGTGTTATATCCTGATCTTCCTGCGCAAACGACTGTAATAGAGCAGGAGCAGGCAGAGCAGGCGGTGGTTATAGTAGGGGCAAAGCAGGGAAAACTTGATGAGGCGCTAGCTGAGGTGTCCGCACAAGTGCCAGGCAGTGTCATTCGTAAGAAGTTTTCCACATTATATAATGGCTTTTCCATGAGTCTTTCCAAAAAAGATTTGGATACAATTAAGCAGATTGAACATGTGGAGCGAGTGGATGAAATTGCGACTTATCAAGCTGCACTAGAAGAGAGTGTGCCTTTTATCGGGGCGGGTTCTGTCCGGGGCATGTTGGATGAATCGGGACATAGGCTGACGGGTGAGGGTGTAAAGGTAGCGGTCATTGATACGGGGATTGACTATACTCATCCTGACTTGGTGCGGAATTATAAGGGCGGTTATGACATCATTGATTCTGATTTAGATCCAATGGAAACGCAGGCCTCTCAGGGTCCGCCAACGTTACATGGAACACATGTGGCAGGCATTATTGCAGCGAACGGCAGAGTTCAGGGTGTGGCTCCTGAGGCAGAAATTTATGCTTATCGTGCACTTGGACCAGGTGGTCAAGGCACAACGGAACAGGTAATTGAGGCGATTGAAAAAGCGGTTGAGGACGGAGTCGATGTTCTAAATTTGTCACTTGGGAATACCGTGAATGGGCCTGATTGGCCAACGAGTTTGGCGCTGGATAAAGCAGTTGAGCAGGGAGTTGTTGCTGTGACGTCAAGCGGAAACAGTGGCCCGGCTATGTGGACGGTGGGTTCACCAGGGACTGCGCAACAAGCGATATCCGTTGGGGCATCCGCACCCCCAATGCAAACACCATATATTACGATCCCAAGTGAGAGTAAGGAATTAGAGTTAAATGCTCTTAAAGGCACGGATCGCTGGACGCTGAGAAGGGATTTTGAATATGTTTCAGCTGGTTTTGGAATGGGTGATGACTATAAGGAGCTTGAGGCACGAGGTAAAATTGCCGTAGTGAAACGTGGGCGAATTTCATTTGAAGAAAAGGTGGAGATTGCGCAGAAAGCCGGCGCAGTTGGTGTGTTGATTTATAATAATACATCAGGTCCGTTTGTTGGTGGAGTGGAGAAACGACACTCACTGCCAGCAGGAACATTAAGTCAAGAAGATGGGGAATGGCTGCTCGAAAAATTAGATTCGACTCATTCATCGATTCTTCGTACGATGTACAGAAAAGAACAAGATTTCTTAGCGCCGTTTAGTTCGCGTGGTCCTGTGACGTTTTCATGGGAAGTGAAACCAGATCTTGTTGCACCGGGGATGAGCATTGATAGCACGGTTCCTGGTGGCTATACGGGACTTGATGGCACGAGTATGTCAGCGCCACATGTAGCAGGTGCGGCGGCGCTCCTTGTGCAAGCTCATCCGGACTGGACACCTGAACAAATAAAAGCTGCCTTGATGAATTCAGCGAAGCAACTGTTTAATAAGGAAGGCGATTTGTATGCGCCGCACGAGCAAGGGGCAGGTCGTCTGCAGGTAAATAAGTCGCTTGAATTAGATACATTGGTGTACCCAGCTGCAATTACGTTTGGAAAATGGTCGAAAAATGATATTCGTGAGAAACGATCGGTAACCATTACCGTCGAAAATCAAAGTGATCAGACGAATACGTACCATATTGATCCGCCTTTTGTGTTGCTAGATGGTATGGAGTGGCACGCACCACCAGCTGTGACACTAAAACCTAAAGAGAAAAAAGAAGTCACACTTTCTCTAGATTTGATGCCATCTATTTTAGGTGAAGGCATTCATTATGACCATATTAAGATCACAGGTGGCAAGGAAGATATTTTACTACCCTACATTTTATTTATGGAGGAACCAGATTATCCAAGAGTCATGGCTTTTCAATTTGTGCACGGAGATAAACCGAATTCCTACAGATATGAATATTATCTTCCTGGAGGAGCAGAAGAATCGGGGATTGCGTTGTATGATCCTGACACGTTTCAATTTATTACGTACCTTGAGACGAGAGATTACTCAGACCGGGGCATGGTTCAAGCAGAAATAACAGATGTGAGCCTTCCACCTGGAACGTACAAAGCATTAGTGTTTGCAAAACAAGAAGGACGTCAGGATATTATTGAGTCTATGATACAAATTGACGGAGAATAG